One part of the Eubalaena glacialis isolate mEubGla1 chromosome 19, mEubGla1.1.hap2.+ XY, whole genome shotgun sequence genome encodes these proteins:
- the MYBBP1A gene encoding myb-binding protein 1A, with amino-acid sequence MRRDPTWKRQSSEPTCSTSMAETESMDVAEPPALGEAPKSDARPPDRHGLLKHSREFLDFFWDIAKPQQETRLEATEKLLEYLRARPEGSSELKYALKRLITGLGVGRETARPCYSLALAQLLQSFEDIPLCSILRQIQEKHDLQKVKKGMVRPALFGNLFGVLALFQSGRLVKDSETLMQSVKLLQVLGQHYSHLQEQPQKALVDILSQVPEAMLQEVLPKVLKPDLNSVLGCPEHLELFLLAQQKVPEKLEKLMGPVNLFADENIPRLVTVLKMAATSVKKERKLPAVALDLLRLALQEDSFPRFWKEVVEQGLLKKQFWPASYLCFRLLGAALPLLSKEQLQLVMQGDLIRHYGEHMVTAKLPSQFKFAPEMNEYVGAFLKGCQDDPDRQLALVVGFTSVTNQGLPVVPTFWRVMQFLSPPALKGYVAWLRDMFLQPNLDSLVDFSTNNQKKTQDTLFHGPERAVFRLRKWIILRLVSLVDNLHAEKEEALIEEVARFCFFHSFFETKKPTSQIPETEQHFSHPLDSRTREVVGSAFFSLLQTLSTQFRQAPGQTQDGQPWTYHLVQFADLLLSHSRNVVPLVAFTTQQRQAWDRTLKTLKELEAQSSEAKAAAFQHLLLLVGIHLFKSPTESCDLLGDIQTCIKKSLGEKPRRTRSKATNPQEPPWVEVLVEILLALLAQPSNLMRQVARSVFGHICSHLTPRALQLILDVLNPEESQEEDDSVVVTDDSEQQLLGDAEDKSSDDGEGKGTKDSESEEESNDEESDEEDRDGDVDQGFREQLMAVLQAGKALGGADGGDDDELGDEAMMALDKSLASLFAEQKLRIQARRDEKNKLQKEKALRRDFQIRVLDLIEVLVTKQPENPLVLELLEPLLHIIRRSMRTSSAKQEQDLLHKTARIFTHHLCRSRHYCRNVGDRVETLYARLERLAQQAGRQADSSVSLYYFNASLYLLRVLKGNTVGKSTCKAQKKKAGTDAGTQPQGPEDASCLDLSLVTPIYSSALSSFLTRRSSPLTAPMFLSLFSRHPMLCKSLLPIVVEHVASHTRPRHQAQACLLLQKTLPTRELRLCFKDPEWKQLLDQILTKVIETLRTLGEAETKSGHQKELSSLELLNTLFRSIQHEKLTMDLTAVLGVLQSQQPRLQQGLQQGAHSAGSSRLYDLYWQAMKFLGVQRPKSEKKDAKEVPKATPSPISMKRKKKGFLPETKKRKKRKSEGATQEEAAKPAAAGGAQPPSTGKRKRKIKSKAPAQAQVNGMPASKSPTPDPPATSPSSPATTPKPQKKNQKLSQVSRATPVSPESPKEPAAKKRQKNLPQKGVSGKSPQSALPRRKARLSLASRSPTLLQSGAKKKGQLRKAKKL; translated from the exons ATGCGCCGCGACCCGACCTGGAAGAGGCAGTCTTCAGAGCCCACGTGTTCGACAAGCATGGCGGAGACGGAGAGTATGGACGTCGCTGAGCCTCCGGCTCTGGGAGAGGCCCCGAAGAGTGACGCCCGGCCTCCCGACCGTCATGGCCTGCTCAAGCACAGCCGCGAGTTTTTGGATTTCTTCTGGGACATTGCGAAGCCGCAGCAGGAGACGCGGCTTGAGGCCACGGAGAAGCTGCTGGAGTATCTGCGCGCAAGGCCAGAG GGATCATCCGAGCTGAAGTACGCCCTGAAGCGCCTAATCACTGGGCTCGGGGTCGGACGAGAAACAGCCCGGCCCTGCTACAGTCTGGCCCTGGCGCAG CTGTTACAGTCTTTTGAAGACATCCCCTTGTGCAGCATCCTGCGGCAGATACAAGAGAAACATGACCTGCAGAAGGTTAAGAAG GGGATGGTGAGACCTGCCCTCTTTGGAAACCTGTTTGGGGTGCTAGCCCTCTTTCAGTCAGGCAGGCTGGTGAAG GACTCGGAGACACTGATGCAGTCGGTGAAGCTGCTGCAAGTCCTGGGCCAGCACTACAGCCACTTGCAAGAGCAGCCCCAGAAGGCCCTGGTAGACATCCTCTCGCAG GTCCCAGAGGCCATGTTGCAGGAGGTCCTGCCGAAAGTCCTCAAGCCCGACTTGAATTCAGTGCTTGGTTGCCCTGAGCACCTGGAGCTCTTCCTCCTGGCCCAGCAGAAGGTGCCCGAGAAGCTGGAGAAGCTGATGGGACCGGTCAACCTGTTCGCAGATGAGAACATCCCCAG GCTGGTGACCGTGCTGAAGATGGCAGCCACCTCTGTGAAGAAGGAACGCAAGCTGCCTGCCGTGGCTTTGGACCTGCTCCGCCTGGCGCTCCAGGAGGACAGCTTCCCACGGTTCTGGAAAGAAGTTGTGGAACAAGGGCTCCTGAAGAAGCAGTTCTGGCCGGCCAG CTACCTGTGTTTCCGCCTGCTGGGCGCGGCCCTGCCCCTGCTGTCCAAGGAGCAGCTGCAGCTGGTGATGCAGGGGGACCTGATCCGCCATTACGGGGAGCACATGGTCACTGCTAAG CTCCCGAGCCAGTTCAAGTTTGCTCCAGAGATGAACGAGTATGTGGGGGCCTTCCTGAAAGGCTGCCAGGATGACCCCGACCGGCAGTTAGCCCTGGTGGTGGGCTTTACGTCCGTCACCAACCAGGGCCTCCCCGTCGTGCCTACCTTCTGGCGGGTCATGCAGTTCCTGAGTCCCCCCGCCCTCAAGGGCTACGTGGCCTGGCTGCGGGACATGTTTCTCCAGCCCAACCTGGACTCCTTGGTGGACTTCAGCACCAACAACCAGAAGAAAACCCAGGACACTTTGTTCCACGG GCCTGAGCGAGCCGTGTTCCGGCTACGGAAGTGGATCATCCTCCGCCTGGTCAGCCTCGTGGACAACTTGCACGCGGAGAAGGAGGAGGCCTTGATTGAGGAGGTGGCCAG gttttgttttttccactcaTTCTTCGAGACAAAGAAGCCCACGTCCCAGATCCCTGAGACCGAGCAGCACTTCTCTCACCCCCTGGACAGCCGGACCCGGGAGGTGGTGGGCAGTGCCTTCTTCAG CCTGCTGCAGACTCTCAGCACGCAGTTCCGGCAGGCGCCGGGGCAGACGCAGGACGGGCAGCCCTGGACCTACCACCTGGTGCAGTTCGCAGACCTGCTGTTGAGCCACAGCCGCAACGTGGTTCCCCTGGTGGCCTTCACCACGCAGCAGCGCCAGGCCTGGGACCG GACGCTGAAGACTCTGAAAGAACTGGAGGCCCAGTCCTCAGAAGCCAAGGCCGCTGCCTTCCAGCACCTGCTACTCCTGGTGGGCATACACCTCTTCAAG TCCCCCACAGAGAGCTGTGACCTCCTGGGCGACATCCAGACATGCATCAAAAAGAGCCTGGGGGAGAAGCCCCGTCGGACCCGCTCCAAGGCTACCA ACCCGCAGGAGCCGCCGTGGGTGGAGGTGCTGGTGGAGATCCTGCTGGCCCTCTTGGCCCAGCCCAGCAACCTGATGCGCCAGGTGGCCCGAAGTGTGTTCGGCCACATCTGCTCCCACCTGACTCCACGTGCCCTGCAACTCATCCTGGAT GTGCTGAACCCCGAGGAGAGCCAGGAGGAGGACGACAGCGTGGTGGTTACAGACGACTCCGAGCAGCAGCTGCTGGGGGATGCAGAG GACAAGAGCTCGGACGACGGTGAGGGCAAGGGCACCAAAGACTCAGAGAGCGAGGAGGAGAGCAACGACGAGGAGAGCGACGAGGAGGATCGGGACGGGGACGTGGACCAGGGCTTCCGGGAGCAGCTGATGGCGGTGCTGCAGGCGGGGAAGGCGCTG GGCGGAGCTGACGGCGGGGACGACGACGAGCTGGGGGATGAGGCCATGATGGCCCTGGACAAGAGCTTGGCCAGCCTCTTTGCCGAGCAGAAGCTGCGCATCCAGGCCCGGAGGGACGAGAAGAACAAGCTACAGAAGGAGAAGGCACTCCGGCGGGACTTCCAGATCAGG GTCCTGGACCTGATCGAGGTGCTGGTGACCAAGCAGCCTGAGAACCCCCTGGTCCTGGAGCTGCTCGAGCCGCTGCTGCACATCATCCGGCGCAGCATGCGCACCAGCAGCGCGAAGCAGGAGCAGGATCTGCTGCACAAGACGGCCCGCATCTTCAC ACACCACCTGTGCCGCTCCCGGCATTACTGCCGCAACGTGGGCGACCGCGTGGAGACTCTGTACGCCCGGCTGGAGAGGCTGGCGCAGCAGGCTGGTCGCCAGGCTGACTCCTCTGTCTCCCTCTACTACTTCAACGCCTCCCTCTACCTGCTCCGGGTCCTGAAGGGCAACACTGTGGGCAAGTCCACCTGCAAGGCCCAGAAGAAGAAAGCCGGCACTGACGCCGGCACCCAGCCCCAGGGCCCAGAG GATGCCAGCTGCTTGGATTTGAGCCTCGTGACCCCGATCTACTCATCGGCACTGAGCTCCTTCCTGACCAGGCGCAGCAGCCCGCTCACAGCTCCCATGTTCCTCAGCCTCTTCTCCCGGCACCCG ATGCTCTGTAAGAGCCTGCTCCCCATCGTGGTCGAGCACGTGGCAAGCCACACGCGGCCCCGCCATCAG gcccaggcCTGCCTGCTGCTCCAGAAGACCCTGCCCACACGGGAGCTGAGGCTGTGCTTTAAGGACCCCGAGTGGAAGCAGCTGCTGGACCAGATCCTGACGAAGGTCATTGAG ACCCTGCGGACGCTGGGTGAGGCCGAGACCAAGTCAGGGCACCAGAAGGAGCTGTCCTCCCTGGAGCTGCTCAACACTCTCTTCAGGAGCATCCAGCACGAG AAGCTGACGATGGACCTGACTGCTGTCCTGGGCGTGCTGCAGAGCCAACAGCCGAGGCTGCAGCAGGGGCTACAGCAGGGGGCGCACTCGGCTGGGTCCAGCCGCCTCTATGACCTCTACTGGCAGGCCATGAAGTTCCTTGGAGTCCA GCGTCCCAAGTCAGAGAAGAAAgatgccaaggaagtccctaaggCCACGCCGAGCCCCATTAGCATGAAGCGGAAGAAAAAGGGGTTCTTGCCAGAGACCAAGAAGCGTAAGAAACGCAAGTCTGAGGGCGCCACGCAGGAGGAGGCAGCCAAGCCCGCAGCCGCCGGTGGGGCCCAGCCCCCCAGCACTggcaagaggaagaggaagatcaAGAGCAaggccccagcccaggcccaggtGAATGGGATGCCTGCCTCCAAGAGTCCGACCCCAGACCCCCCTGCCACGAGCCCCAGCAGCCCCGCCACGACCCCAAAGCCgcagaagaaaaatcagaagcTGTCCCAGGTGAGCAGAGCCACCCCCGTGTCTCCCGAGTCCCCCAAGGAGCCTGCTGCCAAAAAGCGTCAGAAGAATCTGCCCCAAAAGGGGGTTTCAGGCAAGTCGCCGCAGTCCGCACTGCCCAGGAGAAAGGCCAGATTGTCTTTGGCCAGCAGGAGCCCCACCCTCCTCCAGAGCGGGGCCAAGAAGAAGGGGCAGCTGAGGAAGGCGAAAAAGCTGTGA